In the Bartonella apihabitans genome, TTTTAGAATTTTGTCAGTCAGACCGGTATATTGCCTCACAAAAATAAAGTTGTGATCTATCGGGCTTCCTTTTCCATTTTTAAGGTTATCGTAGCGAGCTTATCAATGTTGTTGAACAAAAGCAGTTTATTGATGAAACATGAGTGAACTCGACAAGCGTGATGGTGGAAGACCACCATATTGAGGCGCTTAACTCCCGTCACAGCAAGGTTGTTTATGCGGTGAGCGCCAAGAGAATTGATGGCTGATCTTGTGGAGAAAAGTTAAGATCAGACGCTACCCATATAATGGAAGGACTGGCAAAATATTTTGCCCATAAATAGCCAGATTGCGCACCTCATTAAAGCGCAAGATTTTCCGAAAAACATTGGAAGACTGATATTCGTTCGTGATGTTTTTGTTGCAGTTCTCGAAGTGTCAACTTTCCAGCAAGACGAACTTGTCGGTTTTTAGCCAGGCTTGATAAATCAGAAATTTTTCGCGCAAATTATTTTTCTTACAATTGGGACTGGATAGGTAACCAACTAATCAATTTGGCAAAAGCGCGCCGCCATATGGGGCTTTCCGGTTCACGCTTCGCAGTACATGGCTTTTCATCTTCAATATAATTCCAGTAAATCCGGTTTTTGCTATCAAGATGAAGATGATAGCTCATTTCCTTTGTTGTTTCTTCGGCAAAAAGTTTATTCAACCTTTCGGAGATCGGGGGACATTCAAACAAAATACCCATCTCTGTGTTCAGCGAAGCCGAACGCGGGTCAAAATTGAAAGAACCGATAAAAGCTGTTTTACCGTCGATCAGAAACGCCTTGGTATGAAGGCTTGCGCGACGGGAACCGAACAGGCGCAAACGATGCGGGCCGCCATTGGGCTTCAGCTCATAGAGTTTTGCTCCACCTTTCAGAAGTGGCTTGCGATAAGGCGCATATCCGCCATGGACTGCCGCGACATCGGTTGCCGCCAATGAATTGGTAAGGATGCGGACATCGGCACCATTTCTTACGAGCGTGCAAAGCCGTTCGGTTCCGGCTTTTCCGGGAACGAAATAGGGCGATGTTATCTGCAACTCGGTTTTTGCACTGTCAATTAATGGCGAAAACACTGTCATCAGCCAGTTTTCCGGTCTATGTCCCAGAGCTTTTTCGGGAGGGTCGGAAACAACATCAACCGCAACAACCGGAAAAAGCTTATGCTGCGGTTTGATAAAATGCTCGAAATTCATATGGGCGCGGACATAGTCGAGATAAGGTTTTGCGTTTTCCGAGTCATGAAATTGCGTGAGCTTGTTTTTCCAATAATTAATATCACGGGCTTTTTTAGGCACCGCCAAGGCATGGATGGGCAATGCCACGGCACTGTTCCAGAAAGAATCGAAAATCGTTTCCACTTTTTTGACAGAAGGGCCGACAAGCATCAAATCAAGGTCGCGAAAATTGGAGGCCTTGCCTGCACCAAAATAGGCATCGGCAATATTACGCCCGCCTACAAAAGCGATGCGGCCATCAATGATAAAAGCTTTGTTGTGCATTCTGCGGGTGACTGTCAATGCACGTAACATCATTTCAAGACCGCGTCTCAAACCGCCGTTTCTCGCCCGTCCGGGATTGAACATGCGTATTTCTATGTTCGGATGTTTATCAAGCGCCACATAGGCAGGATCACGCCCCTGTGCATTAATATCGTCAAGCAGCATACGAACGCGCACGCCTCTATCGGCAGCATCCATCACTTCTTTCAAAAGAAGGCGGCCTGTCAGGTCATCATCCCAGATATAATACATGAGATCAAGACTGCGACCGGCAAGTTCGGTTCCGACAGCGCGACCGGCAAAAGCATCAAGATTATTGATGAAAAGCGACAAACCGTCTTTTTCAACACCTAATCCGTTTTCACGTTTGGCCAAATCTTCAATTTTCAAGTCTATCTTTGTGCGATCTTTACCGATCTTCAACGCAAACGAATTTTCGCCGCGTGCACTTTTGGCAAAGCGTCCATAAGCATAGACAGCCAGCATAGACGCTAACGCAAACACGATAACAATTACGATTGCGAAATGTAGAATATTCAAAGAAAAGGCTCTCTTATGTCAGAAAACAAGGTAATCTAATATAATCGCTCAATGTCGTCTATTCATTTCCTGAATTGGCGTTTTTAAAAAAATGTTGAAGTGCTTCGAGGCGTTGTAAAAGACATATAGTAACGCGAAACAACCTCGCTATCCTCTTGGAGGAGAAATATGTGTTGCGGTCTTCCGATTTTTCATTTGTTTGTTTTTTTGAGGTTTGACCAATTTGATAAAACCCTTCTTGTCAATAAATGAAAAATCGAATTGGCATGTCCATTTCGAGATAACAGTCTTCAAAATGCGTCGTTCAATCTGAAAGCAAAAATTTCTATTGATCTGAAGAAATAATTCGCTCTTTCTCTCTTTATAAAATAATGGATGAAAAGCAAGGATCCGATAAACGGTGAATGAACGATAGAAATGAATGACAAACCGGATATAAATTCACCCGATATTGCCAATTGTTCTTATCTCGTAAAAGTTGCAAAACGTCTTGGCATAAAAATATTCTAAGGGTGATCAAATGGTTGAGCAAACGGACGAATTGTCGCCTTATTGGCGGAAAAATCTCGTCATATCGGCTTTTGGTGCTTTTACGACGATTGTCGGAATGACTGTCCTTTTGCCCTTTTTGCCACTTTTTGTTGAAGAAATCGGGGTGAGCGACCCTAAGGCTGTTTCGGAATGGTCAGGCATCGCCTATGCAGCCACGTTTTTTTCCGCAGCTCTTGTTGCGCCTTTGTGGGGGCGTTTGGGTGATCGTTACGGACGTAAGCTCATGTTGGTTCGTGCAAGTTTCGGTATGGCAATCTCGATCGGATTGATGGGCTTTGTGACAAGCATTTCACAATTGATATTATTGCGATTATTGACGGGACTCGCCGGAGGTTATGCTTCGGGAGCGGCCATTCTTGCGGCCACTCAAACGCCGAAAGATAAAACCGGATGGGCATTGGGCGTTATTTCGTCAGGTGTTATGGCGGGTAATTTTATCGGCCCTCTCATTGGCGGTATTTTGCCGGATTATATTGGCATAAGAACATGTTTTGTCGCTATCGGTATTCTGATTTTTATAACTTTTATCATTACGACCTTTGCAATTAGTGAAAATCGTAAGGTTTTTGTTGATAGGCGTCGTAAAAAAGCCAAAGGCGTGCTCACGCAAAGCCTCTTTAATCACGGTGTTTGTGCAATGTTGCTGACCGGAGCGCTTCTAACATTTGCCAATCTGTCAATCGAGCCGATTATAACAATTTACGTTAATACTCTTTCGAGAGGAGGAGCGAGTGTAACTTTCTGGGCAGGGCTTGTTATGTCAATGACAGCATTAGGAAGCGCATTATCGGCAAGTTTGGTCGGGCGGCTTGCAGATCGTGTCGGTCATTGGAAAATATTGGTCTCGGCGATGATTTTATCCGTAATTCTCGTCTTGCCGCAAGCATTTGTTAAATCCGCATGGATGTTGGTTGTACTGCGTTTTCTGCTTGGTCTGGCACTTGGAGGTTTAATTCCCTGTGTCACTGCTATTTTACGGCATATTGTGCCGGATAATGCTGTGGGGACAGTTTTGGGGCTTTCTGTTTCGTCGCAATATGTAGGACAGGTTCTGGGGCCTGTTTGCGGTGGGTTTATTGGCGGCTGGTTCGGCATTCGTCCGGTCTTTTTTGTGACCGCCTTGGTTATTCTCTCTGCAATTGTCATCAACCTGAAACTTTATCGAAAACACGAAGGAAATTGAGAACTGGAACATAAAACCGGCATCATACTTCATGTTCAAGTTTGACACTTCGCCAAGACCCGCTGCAAATTAAAATGCCAATCATATAAAAAAAGGCGGTTCGGGGCAAGCCTTTTTCTTGAGTACAGGATATTCTTCTAAACCGGATTCTATTTATACAATCCGGTTAAACAGAAACCGTTTTAATGGTCGGAGGCGACTGACGCTCCGATGCCCGTTTCAGAACGGATTTGCTGGGCAGGAAAACCGGCGCGATCTTCCTTTGCCCGACTGGAGTTGTCGGTTATTGAAAATAACCAAACGCCGCCAAAGCCCAATATCATGGAAAAGAGCGCTGGCGAGGTGTAGGGGAAGAGTACTGACTCTGGCGAGAAACCGAATGTTGAAACCCACACAGCCGGCGAGACAATTGTCAGCCCCACAGAAGATATCAAACCAAGAAAACCTCCGATGACCGCACCTCGTGTTGTGCATTTTTTCCACATAATGGAAAGCAAAAGAACAGGGAAATTTGCTGAGGCGGCAATAGCAAAAGCAAGCGCCACCATGAATGCCACGTTCTGTTGCTCGAACACAATGCCAAGCAGGATGGCGATAATCCCGATGATGACCGTCGCAATACGGGATATACGTAGTTCCACCTCACTCGTTGCAGCGCCTTTTTTCAAAACCATATTGAAAATATCATGGGATATTGCCGTCGCCCCGGAAAGGGTAAGACCGGCAACGACAGCCAGAATAGTCGCAAAAGCAACTGCCGAGATAAAACCATAGAACAGGTTTCCGCCAACTGCCTTTCCCACCATGACCGCAGCCATATTGGCCGCTCCTGCACCACCTGCGAAGGGAGCCGAGAGCTCGGGATCGGACAGCACAAGTGCAATGGCACCAAAACCGATGATAAAGATAACGATATAAAAATATCCGTTCCAGACAGTTGCCCACAAAACAGATTTTCTCGCTTCTTTTGCATTCGGAACAGTGAAAAAACGCATCAGAATATGGGGAAGGCCAGCGGTACCGAACATCAATGCCATACCGAAGGAAATAGCCGAAATCGGGTCACTTTATAAAACCACCGGGAGCCATAATGGATTGTCCGGCGGCGATTGCCTCAGGCGACGTCGGATCAACAGAGTTTTTGTGGGCAAACAATGTCGCTTTGACATTGACGGCCGCCTGAAAGAAATTTTCAAAGCTGAAATTGAATTTCAACAAGATCATGAACGCCATGAAGGTGACGCCGATAAGAAGCAATACGGCCTTGATAATCTGCACCCATGTTGTCGCGGTCATGCCGCCGAAAAGCACATAAATCATCATCAAAACACCGACGAGAACAACGGCGTAAAGATAATCCAGCCCGAACAGGAGTTTGATAAGCTGGCCAGCACCAACCATCTGCGCGATGAGATAAAAGGCGACAACCGTAAGTGTACCACAGGCCGCAAAGATACGTATAGGAACAGTGGCAAAACGGAAACCTGCCACATCGGCAAAGTTGAAACGGCCAAGATTACGTAGCCTTTCCGCGATAAGAAACATGACAATAGGCCAACCGACAAGAAAGCCGACTGCATAGATCAATCCGTCATAACCGACGCTCATGACCATAGCAGAAATTCCGAGAAAGGAAGCGGCAAGCATATAGTCACCGGCAATGGCCAAACCGTTCTGGAAGCCGGTTATGCCGCCACCAGCTGTATAGAAATCCGCTCGCGACCGGGTTCTGTTTGCAGCCCATTTGGTAATCCAGAGGGTCAGGGCAACAAATACAAAGAACATAATGATCGCCGACCAGTTGGTGGCTTGTTTGGGAAGCTCGCCGCCAATTGCATCAGCCTTCGCGCTCATTCCGGTGAGAAGAGAAAAAACAGCCACATTGATCGCTGAAACAACCGGTTTTTTATAAAAATAAAAGAGGCTCATTTCTTCACCTCCTTTTTAATCTCTTCGATATAATTGTCATAACTGCTATTGGCGATCAGAATGTATATCGCGGTCAACAGAACCATGACCACAATCACGCCGATGCCAATCGGGATAGCTATCGTTGTGACGCCGGTACCAATGCGTAAACTCAGAAATTGCTTGTCAAAGGCGATGAGTGCAATCCAGCCATAATAAACAATCAGCGCAATAACAGTAAGAATACCACCAAGCCTATTCCGCTTTTTTCTCAACGTTATATAGGCGGGGCTCGCCTCAATTCGGGCAATAGTTTCTTTATCCATGACGGCTCCTCCTCCGTGACAGGAATGTTTTTCAAGATCAGGTAGACATTGTTACTCGTCATAGCTGTTATTCGTCATAGCTGTTACTCGCTATAACTGTTACTCGCGATAGCACTTACTCGCTATGGCTTTTAATGAATATTCAAAAACGAAAAACGGATGCTTTAACCGCAACCATCCACGTTTTAGATAAATAAATACCCTCTCTATTCTAAATAGAGACAGTAAACCAATATATTTTTTTACAAAATTATTTTAAGCTCAGGTAACAAAATCTCCCGTTTTTCACGTATATAAGTGAAACGAACTTAAGGCCTCCTCTTAATCCCTTTCGTTCTATTAAAAAGAATTATTCAAATATGCTCTTATGTCAATATAGGCACTAACGTAATTCGGTTTTTTATTAGTATTCATTATTCAACTTTTCGTATAATTATATCAAAGCATTGTTTTTATTAGTTAAATTGTCCCTATGAATAAGCAGTCAAATCTATACGAAGTTCTTTAAAAAGAGAAAAATACCGCAGTTCCAGAGACCATCCAAAACCCGATCGGTTTGTTTTTATCATGGATTGATCTATTTTAGAAAAATTCATAGCGAGAAACGATATAAAATGCGCTATAGCAAAACGATATTTTGTAAGTGAAAATGGACTGGTTTGGACTTCCGGATTTATAAAACGACTGGGATGAAACAGAATGAAGATAGCAATCAAACGGGTTTATGAACCATATTCGGGAGATGACGGTTGGCGGGTTCTAATCGATCGACTTTGGCCAAGAGGGCTTTCTAAAGAGAAAGCCCATATTGATGATTGGCAAAAGGAATTGGCTCCGAGCAATGATTTACGTCATTGGTTCAACCATGATGTTAGCAAATGGGAAGAATTTAAAAGCCGCTATATTGCAGAACTCAATACACAATCGGATCCAATAGAACTTTTTCTTTCTTCCCTGAAGAAACACGCGCATGTAACTTTATTATATGCAGCGCATGACGAAGAGCATAACAACGCGGTTGTGCTTCTCAATTATCTGGAAAACCGTATTTCCCGGGATTGAGAATGTTGTCAGGGTCGAGAGCCTGTTTGATTGTCCACATGAAATCGACAGCGTCTCCAAGTTCCATACGCAAATACTTTATCTTGCGTTGTCCTATACCATGTTCACCTGTGCAAGTGCCGCCCATTGATATCGCCCAGTTCCGACAGCCTTTCGGTAAATTCATAGATGCGTTTTTCCTCCCGTTCGTTATCTTTCGGGTAACCGACAAAAACATGGAAATTACCGTCACCGACATGGCCGATGATTGGCCCGATCAAATTGTGTTCCTTCAAGTCTTTTTGCGTTTCGGTAACGCAATCGGCAAGACGTGAAATAGGCACACAGGCATCTGTAGAAAACACGTCGCAGTCAGGTAGGCTCGCTTCGGCAGCCCATAACGCGCTATGACGGGCTTTCCAAAGTTGGGCACGTTTTTCCGGATCGGTCGATTGCTGGAAATTGTTCGAACCATGGGCTGCAGCGATTTCACTGAAAGTGGCGGCCTGGCTTGCAACGCCTGCCTCATCGCCATGGAACTCGACGCAAAGCGTCGGGCGTGGCTCCAAGCTCAAACCGGAATAGGCGTTACATGCCTTGACCATAAATTCATCCATCAATTCGACACGTGCAAAGGGAATGGCACACTGTATGGACTCGATGACCGTATTACATGCG is a window encoding:
- a CDS encoding phospholipase D family protein; protein product: MLAVYAYGRFAKSARGENSFALKIGKDRTKIDLKIEDLAKRENGLGVEKDGLSLFINNLDAFAGRAVGTELAGRSLDLMYYIWDDDLTGRLLLKEVMDAADRGVRVRMLLDDINAQGRDPAYVALDKHPNIEIRMFNPGRARNGGLRRGLEMMLRALTVTRRMHNKAFIIDGRIAFVGGRNIADAYFGAGKASNFRDLDLMLVGPSVKKVETIFDSFWNSAVALPIHALAVPKKARDINYWKNKLTQFHDSENAKPYLDYVRAHMNFEHFIKPQHKLFPVVAVDVVSDPPEKALGHRPENWLMTVFSPLIDSAKTELQITSPYFVPGKAGTERLCTLVRNGADVRILTNSLAATDVAAVHGGYAPYRKPLLKGGAKLYELKPNGGPHRLRLFGSRRASLHTKAFLIDGKTAFIGSFNFDPRSASLNTEMGILFECPPISERLNKLFAEETTKEMSYHLHLDSKNRIYWNYIEDEKPCTAKREPESPIWRRAFAKLISWLPIQSQL
- a CDS encoding MFS transporter, whose amino-acid sequence is MVEQTDELSPYWRKNLVISAFGAFTTIVGMTVLLPFLPLFVEEIGVSDPKAVSEWSGIAYAATFFSAALVAPLWGRLGDRYGRKLMLVRASFGMAISIGLMGFVTSISQLILLRLLTGLAGGYASGAAILAATQTPKDKTGWALGVISSGVMAGNFIGPLIGGILPDYIGIRTCFVAIGILIFITFIITTFAISENRKVFVDRRRKKAKGVLTQSLFNHGVCAMLLTGALLTFANLSIEPIITIYVNTLSRGGASVTFWAGLVMSMTALGSALSASLVGRLADRVGHWKILVSAMILSVILVLPQAFVKSAWMLVVLRFLLGLALGGLIPCVTAILRHIVPDNAVGTVLGLSVSSQYVGQVLGPVCGGFIGGWFGIRPVFFVTALVILSAIVINLKLYRKHEGN
- a CDS encoding DUF485 domain-containing protein — encoded protein: MDKETIARIEASPAYITLRKKRNRLGGILTVIALIVYYGWIALIAFDKQFLSLRIGTGVTTIAIPIGIGVIVVMVLLTAIYILIANSSYDNYIEEIKKEVKK
- a CDS encoding DUF488 domain-containing protein — translated: MKIAIKRVYEPYSGDDGWRVLIDRLWPRGLSKEKAHIDDWQKELAPSNDLRHWFNHDVSKWEEFKSRYIAELNTQSDPIELFLSSLKKHAHVTLLYAAHDEEHNNAVVLLNYLENRISRD